Proteins encoded within one genomic window of Rhinolophus sinicus isolate RSC01 linkage group LG05, ASM3656204v1, whole genome shotgun sequence:
- the GCM1 gene encoding chorion-specific transcription factor GCMa — MEPEDFESEEKEILSWDINDMKLPQNVKKTDWFQEWPDSYEKYIYSSEDRNAQRHLSSWAMRNTNNHNSRILKKSCLGVVVCSLDCSAKEGRKIYLRPAICDKARQKQQRKRCPNCDGPLKLIPCRGHGGFPVTNFWRHDGRFIFFQSKGEHDHPKPETKLEAEARRAMKKVHTTSSSVSLKLNRGPEAKSLTGETQSWGSLPLTWSFQEGIQLPGSDSGHLIANAPQQKSPNDCLFKSYGLGGTTDLAEPTSTLGPTELYEKYKGSSSRIYSSGDLLQPPVSGVLADYDDLQTWNKNAALGRNPLNDNSCPNYPFPQTSWPYDFSPSQNSSEPLSQQVLVEPPAAKSSCHPLWPNPGVDLYEEKVHVDFNSYYPSTTCHSPQEDPFLFTYTAHPYHQYSLPSKSSKWNFDEEMRYMGLDHCKNEMLLNLCHLR; from the exons ATGGAACCTGAGGACTTTGAGTCTGAGGAGAAAGAGATATTAAGCTGGGACATTAATGATATGAAACTGCCACAG AATGTGAAAAAGACTGACTGGTTCCAAGAATGGCCGGATTCCTATGAGAAGTACATCTACAGCTCGGAGGACAGGAATGCTCAGCGACACCTGAGCAGCTGGGCCATGCGCAACACCAACAATCACAACTCCCGCATCCTCAAGAAGTCCTGCCTGGGCGTGGTGGTGTGCAGCCTGGACTGCTCTGCCAAGGAGGGCCGCAAGATCTACTTGAGACCTGCGATCTGTGACAAAGCCCGGCAGAAGCAGCAGA GGAAACGCTGTCCCAACTGCGATGGGCCACTGAAGCTAATTCCTTGCCGAGGCCATGGGGGCTTCCCTGTCACCAACTTCTGGAGGCATGACGGACGCTTCATATTTTTCCAG TCAAAGGGAGAACATGATCATCCAAAACCAGAAACCAAATTGGAAGCTGAGGCAAGAAGAGCAATGAAGAAAGTGCACACGACATCTTCCTCTGTCTCCTTGAAGCTGAACAGGGGCCCAGAGGCAAAG TCTCTTACAGGTGAAACACAAAGTTGGGGAAGTTTACCTTTAACTTGGTCTTTCCAGGAAGGCATCCAATTGCCTGGTAGTGACAGTGGACATTTAATAGCTAACGCTCCCCAGCAGAAGTCACCGAATGATTGCTTATTCAAGAGTTATGGTTTAGGGGGAACCACGGATCTGGCAGAGCCCACTTCCACCTTGGGCCCCACTGAGCTCTATGAGAAATACAAAGGGTCCAGTAGTCGGATCTACAGTAGTGGAGACCTGCTTCAGCCTCCTGTCTCTGGAGTCCTCGCTGATTACGATGACCTGCAAACATGGAACAAAAATGCTGCTTTGGGGAGAAATCCTCTTAATGACAACAGTTGTCCCAATTACCCTTTTCCTCAGACCAGCTGGCCTTACGACTTCTCCCCTTCCCAGAACTCTTCAGAACCCCTTTCCCAGCAGGTTCTAGTGGAACCACCTGCAGCCAAAAGTAGCTGTCACCCATTATGGCCAAATCCAGGGGTTGATCTTTATGAAGAGAAGGTACATGTGGATTTTAACAGCTATTACCCTTCCACTACGTGCCATTCACCTCAGGAAGACCCCTTTCTCTTTACCTATACCGCTCATCCTTACCATCAATATTCATTGCCAAGCAAGAGCAGTAAATGGAATTTTGATGAAGAAATGAGGTACATGGGTTTGGATCACTGCAAGAATGAAATGCTTCTAAACCTTTGTCATTTAAGATGA